From one Catenuloplanes nepalensis genomic stretch:
- a CDS encoding DUF4097 family beta strand repeat-containing protein, which yields MPVFETPESISVTVELGAGDVRFIATDRTDTVVEVRPADDHDESDVRTAAQVQADFSGGVLRVTGPRIRPFDISRESRSVDVSVALPSGSSVTADLQLGDIGGTGRLGRCALRTAAGNLRLEQTGPLRLETAAGHVTADAVTGGAEISTGSGRVHLGTVDGTVAIKNSNGETTIDAATGDVRARSANGDIRVARAGADVDAKTSNGRIEIGEAVRGAITLETAMGDLEVGIAAGTAAWLDVDTRFGKVRNLLDGTSGPGDAAETVEVRGRTSFGDVTIQRA from the coding sequence ATGCCTGTTTTCGAGACCCCTGAATCGATCTCCGTCACGGTCGAGCTCGGCGCCGGCGACGTGCGCTTCATCGCCACGGACCGCACCGACACCGTCGTGGAGGTCCGCCCGGCCGACGACCACGACGAGTCCGACGTGCGCACCGCCGCACAGGTCCAGGCCGACTTCAGCGGCGGCGTGCTGCGCGTGACCGGGCCGAGGATCCGCCCGTTCGACATCTCCAGGGAGAGCCGCTCGGTCGACGTGTCCGTGGCCCTGCCCAGCGGCTCCAGCGTCACCGCCGACCTGCAGCTGGGCGACATCGGCGGCACCGGGCGGCTCGGCCGGTGCGCGCTGAGGACGGCGGCCGGCAACCTCCGGCTGGAGCAGACCGGGCCGCTGCGCCTGGAGACCGCGGCCGGGCACGTCACCGCGGACGCGGTCACCGGCGGCGCGGAGATCAGCACCGGGTCCGGGCGCGTCCACCTCGGCACGGTCGACGGCACCGTGGCGATCAAGAACTCCAACGGCGAGACCACGATCGACGCGGCCACCGGCGACGTCCGGGCGCGCTCGGCCAACGGCGACATCCGGGTCGCCCGGGCCGGCGCCGACGTCGACGCGAAGACCTCCAACGGCCGCATCGAGATCGGCGAGGCGGTGCGCGGCGCGATCACGCTGGAGACCGCGATGGGCGACCTCGAGGTCGGCATCGCCGCGGGCACGGCCGCATGGCTCGACGTCGACACCAGGTTCGGCAAGGTGCGCAACCTCCTGGACGGCACGAGCGGTCCCGGCGACGCGGCCGAGACCGTCGAGGTGCGCGGCCGCACCAGCTTCGGCGACGTCACCATCCAGCGTGCCTAG
- a CDS encoding YlcI/YnfO family protein, with the protein MDLTTYVGNLGREFATLAEAGGEDARALVERLSGSLESAIRMTLLEALSAAADEITRDLAPGSVELRLRGRDPQFVVTVPAAEPRPAATAAPVADPEPLIAEDGPVARINVRLPEQLKAAVEEAAAKEGRSVNAWLVRAAAAGLRRPARTETHGGGQRASQHFTGWVR; encoded by the coding sequence ATGGACTTGACCACGTATGTCGGCAACCTCGGACGTGAATTCGCCACGCTGGCCGAAGCGGGTGGCGAGGACGCGCGTGCGCTGGTCGAGCGCCTGAGCGGATCGCTGGAGTCGGCGATCCGGATGACGCTTCTGGAGGCGCTGTCCGCCGCGGCCGACGAGATCACCCGCGACCTGGCGCCGGGCTCGGTGGAACTGCGCCTGCGCGGCCGCGACCCGCAGTTCGTCGTCACCGTGCCGGCCGCCGAGCCGCGCCCGGCCGCGACCGCCGCCCCCGTGGCGGACCCGGAGCCACTGATCGCGGAGGACGGGCCGGTCGCGCGGATCAACGTACGGCTGCCGGAGCAGTTGAAGGCCGCGGTCGAGGAGGCCGCGGCGAAGGAGGGGCGTTCGGTCAACGCCTGGCTGGTCCGGGCCGCCGCGGCCGGACTGCGGCGCCCCGCGCGCACCGAGACCCACGGCGGCGGCCAGCGCGCATCGCAGCACTTCACCGGCTGGGTCCGCTGA
- a CDS encoding SRPBCC family protein: MSAELHGDELIARRRLAASAERVWTAFTTPAGIAAFWGGSHATVPPESVEVDLRPGGEFALDTRAPGGATRRLRFVYVSVVAPRELVFDEPVTGLRSTVTIRPDGDGSDLIVHQRHLPPELRTAQAASGLTSILEALDLHLGRTRNTMWSR; the protein is encoded by the coding sequence GTGAGCGCGGAGCTGCACGGGGACGAGCTGATCGCGCGGCGGCGCCTGGCCGCGAGCGCGGAGCGGGTGTGGACCGCGTTCACCACGCCGGCCGGCATCGCGGCGTTCTGGGGCGGGTCGCACGCGACCGTACCGCCGGAGTCCGTGGAAGTCGATCTTCGGCCCGGCGGCGAGTTCGCGCTCGACACCCGCGCGCCCGGCGGTGCGACACGGCGGCTCCGGTTCGTCTACGTGAGCGTGGTTGCGCCACGTGAGCTCGTCTTCGACGAGCCGGTCACCGGGCTGCGGTCGACCGTCACGATCCGGCCGGACGGCGACGGCTCGGACCTCATCGTCCACCAGCGTCACCTGCCGCCGGAACTGCGCACCGCGCAGGCCGCGAGCGGCCTCACCTCCATCCTCGAGGCGCTCGACCTCCACCTGGGACGGACCCGGAACACCATGTGGTCCCGCTGA
- a CDS encoding ArsR/SmtB family transcription factor has protein sequence MTSVLELDAAFAALGDPVRRALVARLARGDATVTELAEPFALTQQAISHHVGVLRRCGLVEQRRDGASRPCRLRADRLTQLSTWIDDQRRVWEDRLDVLERHLADDGTTR, from the coding sequence ATGACCTCGGTGCTTGAACTCGACGCGGCGTTCGCCGCCCTCGGTGATCCGGTTCGCCGCGCGCTGGTCGCCCGTCTCGCGCGTGGCGACGCGACGGTGACGGAGCTGGCGGAGCCGTTCGCGCTCACTCAGCAGGCGATCTCCCACCACGTCGGCGTGCTGCGGCGCTGTGGGCTGGTGGAGCAGCGGCGGGACGGTGCCAGCCGGCCGTGCCGGTTGCGGGCCGACCGGCTGACGCAGCTCAGCACGTGGATCGACGACCAGCGGCGGGTCTGGGAGGACCGGCTCGACGTGCTCGAACGGCACCTCGCGGACGACGGGACGACGCGGTGA
- a CDS encoding GNAT family N-acetyltransferase: MTDLPDKERFEARDASGALAGVLTYQVTGPIIACTHTDVEPGFENTGVDAALARAVMDDARARNRTVVPICPLLTAWLDKHREYEKIVARSTRRVK, from the coding sequence GTGACTGACCTGCCTGACAAGGAGCGTTTCGAGGCGCGCGATGCGTCCGGGGCGCTCGCCGGCGTGCTCACCTATCAGGTCACCGGGCCGATCATCGCCTGCACCCACACCGACGTCGAGCCCGGCTTCGAGAACACCGGCGTGGATGCGGCGCTGGCCCGCGCGGTCATGGACGACGCACGCGCCCGCAACCGCACGGTCGTCCCGATCTGCCCGCTGCTGACGGCCTGGCTGGACAAGCACCGCGAGTACGAGAAGATCGTGGCCCGCTCCACTCGCCGCGTGAAGTAA
- a CDS encoding RDD family protein, with amino-acid sequence MSDQPPYPPSQPGQPGQYPAQSPGQYPVQPSQPLYPAYPPGFAEPVAPDGRPLADAGRRLAARLVDGVIVALVAAVVAGAIGGGLTALAVAIGGDESPLVPATGITSIVLLMLATQYVYEVEVPLRWRFQTPGKRMLKLAIASLEPHAPLTRGRLTNRWLVSLGFNLLSNCYVGVIDPLWCLWDKPYRQCLHDKPARTVVVRVR; translated from the coding sequence GTGAGTGATCAACCCCCGTACCCGCCGTCGCAGCCCGGCCAGCCGGGCCAGTACCCGGCGCAGTCGCCGGGCCAGTACCCGGTGCAGCCGTCTCAACCGCTTTACCCGGCCTACCCGCCGGGCTTCGCCGAACCGGTTGCCCCGGACGGGCGGCCGCTGGCCGACGCGGGCCGTAGGCTCGCCGCACGGCTCGTGGACGGCGTGATCGTCGCCCTCGTCGCCGCGGTCGTGGCCGGCGCGATCGGCGGCGGCCTGACCGCCCTGGCGGTCGCGATCGGCGGCGACGAGTCACCGCTCGTCCCCGCCACCGGCATCACCTCGATCGTGCTCCTGATGCTCGCCACCCAGTACGTCTACGAGGTCGAGGTTCCGCTCCGGTGGCGCTTCCAGACCCCGGGCAAGCGCATGCTGAAGCTCGCCATCGCCTCGCTGGAACCGCACGCCCCGCTCACCCGCGGCCGCCTGACCAACCGCTGGCTGGTCTCGCTCGGCTTCAACCTCCTCTCCAACTGCTACGTCGGCGTGATCGACCCGCTCTGGTGCCTCTGGGACAAGCCCTACCGCCAGTGCCTCCACGACAAGCCCGCCAGAACCGTCGTGGTGCGCGTGCGGTAG
- a CDS encoding Chromate resistance protein ChrB, with protein MDDVGTWAVLVYRIPREPSRPRIAVWRKLARLGVARLGDGVVGLPADARTREQLDWIADEIVAAGGSCTVWLSQPATAAQEREIAAGMRAARAAEYAAVTAEAEAAVRSDPGERVRVLRRLRAELRRINRRDFFAPPERDTARTAVEALAETGDREPA; from the coding sequence GTGGACGATGTAGGTACGTGGGCCGTACTCGTGTACCGGATACCGCGGGAACCGTCGCGTCCGCGGATCGCGGTGTGGCGCAAGTTGGCACGCCTCGGGGTCGCGCGGCTGGGTGACGGCGTGGTCGGGTTGCCGGCCGACGCCCGGACCCGGGAGCAGCTCGACTGGATCGCCGACGAGATCGTCGCCGCCGGTGGTAGCTGCACGGTGTGGCTGTCGCAGCCGGCGACCGCCGCGCAGGAGCGGGAGATCGCCGCCGGGATGCGCGCGGCCCGGGCCGCGGAGTACGCGGCGGTGACCGCGGAGGCCGAGGCCGCCGTCCGCTCCGATCCCGGCGAACGGGTGCGGGTGCTGCGCCGGCTGCGGGCGGAGCTGCGGCGGATCAACCGCCGGGACTTCTTCGCACCGCCGGAGCGCGACACGGCCCGCACCGCGGTGGAAGCCCTGGCCGAAACCGGCGATCGGGAGCCGGCATGA
- a CDS encoding DUF4396 domain-containing protein — MKHPTATWRAAVQATLHCLTGCAIGEILGMVIGTALGWHAGGTVALSVALAFVFGYALTMRPLLAQHLGLRAALSIALAADTISIAVMEVIDNAVMLVVPGAMDAGPVTLVFWASLAFALAVAFVLTVPINRWLIAHGRGHAVVPHHH, encoded by the coding sequence ATGAAGCATCCCACGGCGACCTGGCGGGCGGCGGTCCAGGCCACACTGCACTGCCTCACCGGCTGCGCCATCGGCGAGATCCTCGGCATGGTGATCGGCACCGCGCTCGGCTGGCACGCCGGCGGCACCGTGGCGCTCTCCGTCGCGCTGGCGTTCGTCTTCGGCTACGCGCTGACCATGCGCCCGCTGCTCGCCCAGCACCTCGGCCTGCGCGCCGCGCTGAGCATCGCACTGGCCGCGGACACCATCTCGATCGCCGTCATGGAGGTCATCGACAACGCCGTGATGCTGGTCGTCCCCGGTGCGATGGACGCCGGCCCGGTCACCCTGGTCTTCTGGGCGTCGCTCGCGTTCGCGCTGGCCGTCGCGTTCGTCCTGACCGTCCCGATCAACCGCTGGCTCATCGCCCACGGCCGCGGCCACGCCGTCGTACCCCACCACCACTGA
- a CDS encoding aldo/keto reductase: MRITSLGGLETSRIGLGAMGMSVYYTGAGQRDDQSIRTIQRALDLGVTHIDTAEAYGPYVNEELVGRAIRGRRDEVVLATKFGHISHTGRSGNDSTPANIRLAVEGSLRRLGTDHLDLYYQHRGDQDTPIEETVAALAELVAEGKVRHIGLSEAGATTIRRAHAVHPIAAVQSEYSLWVRDPEAEVLPVLRELGVGLVPYSPLGRGFLTGGIRTLDDLDADDWRRTNPRFAGGNLERNMSIVDEVRAVAAEAGATPAQVALAWLLAQGDDITPIPGTTRIDRLEENAAADRISLTDGQIARLDNLMPATGDRYDEASMAAVDH, translated from the coding sequence ATGAGAATCACCTCGCTCGGCGGGCTGGAGACCTCCCGCATCGGCCTGGGCGCCATGGGCATGTCGGTCTACTACACCGGCGCAGGCCAGCGCGACGACCAGTCGATCCGCACCATCCAGCGGGCCCTGGACCTCGGAGTGACTCACATCGACACCGCCGAGGCGTACGGCCCCTACGTCAACGAGGAACTGGTCGGCCGCGCCATCAGGGGACGCCGGGACGAGGTCGTTCTCGCGACCAAGTTCGGTCACATCTCGCACACCGGCCGCTCGGGCAATGACAGCACCCCGGCCAACATCCGGCTCGCGGTGGAGGGATCACTGCGCCGCCTCGGCACCGATCACCTGGACCTCTACTACCAGCACCGGGGAGACCAGGACACGCCGATCGAGGAGACCGTCGCCGCGCTCGCGGAGCTGGTGGCTGAGGGCAAGGTCCGTCACATCGGACTGTCGGAGGCGGGGGCGACGACGATCCGGCGGGCTCATGCCGTTCATCCGATCGCCGCGGTGCAGTCCGAGTACTCGCTGTGGGTCCGCGACCCCGAGGCCGAGGTGCTGCCGGTCCTGCGCGAGCTGGGCGTGGGCCTCGTCCCGTACTCCCCGCTCGGCCGTGGATTCCTCACCGGCGGCATCCGCACGCTGGACGACCTCGACGCCGACGACTGGCGCCGCACCAACCCACGCTTCGCCGGCGGCAACCTCGAACGCAACATGAGCATCGTCGACGAGGTCCGCGCCGTCGCCGCCGAGGCCGGGGCCACGCCGGCGCAGGTCGCCCTCGCCTGGCTGCTCGCCCAGGGCGACGACATCACCCCCATCCCCGGCACCACGCGCATCGACCGGCTGGAGGAGAACGCCGCCGCCGACCGCATCAGCCTCACCGACGGCCAGATCGCCCGGCTGGACAACCTGATGCCGGCCACCGGCGATCGCTACGACGAAGCCAGCATGGCCGCCGTCGACCACTGA
- a CDS encoding TetR/AcrR family transcriptional regulator: MSGSQSTVFGRPREFDIDEALERAMQVFWARGYDGTSLTDLTGAMGITKSSMYAAFGNKEQLFRKAVQRYAEGPASYATRALREPTARAVAEAFLRGAVRTTTSPGRPTGCLSVQGALALSEQSRPAHDVLVGWRVDAGDQLEARFRRAVEEGDLPRDADPGRLARYVMTTAFGIAVQAANGLASDTLDEIADTALLAWPT; encoded by the coding sequence ATGAGTGGATCCCAGAGCACAGTGTTCGGCCGCCCCCGGGAGTTCGACATCGACGAGGCACTGGAGCGGGCCATGCAGGTGTTCTGGGCGCGGGGTTACGACGGCACCAGCCTCACGGACCTGACCGGCGCGATGGGGATCACCAAGTCGAGCATGTACGCCGCCTTCGGCAACAAGGAGCAGCTCTTCCGCAAGGCCGTGCAGCGCTACGCCGAAGGGCCGGCCTCCTACGCGACACGCGCCCTGCGAGAGCCCACCGCCCGCGCGGTGGCCGAGGCATTCCTCCGGGGAGCCGTCCGGACGACGACGTCGCCCGGACGCCCCACGGGATGCCTGTCCGTCCAGGGTGCACTGGCACTGAGCGAGCAGAGCCGGCCGGCGCACGATGTGCTGGTCGGCTGGCGCGTCGATGCGGGTGACCAGCTCGAGGCGCGCTTCCGGCGCGCCGTCGAGGAGGGCGATCTCCCGCGTGACGCCGACCCGGGACGCCTCGCCCGATACGTCATGACGACCGCATTCGGCATCGCCGTCCAGGCCGCGAACGGCCTCGCGTCCGACACGCTCGACGAGATCGCCGACACGGCACTGCTCGCCTGGCCGACGTGA
- a CDS encoding class I SAM-dependent methyltransferase, translating into MSSETAERRYADFYRYQASSPTLREIYVDVYGDDYPDELQPFGFVTRTDLARIAALVGPLDGGLLVDVGCGRGGPGVSVAQASGARLLGLDVVPAAVEGAPALAASLGLPTAEFRQGSFTETGVPDGTADATMSIDALWMVWNKPAALTEIARILRPGGRFVFTTWEPSYLDHTKLLSKAGFEVSVREETPDWLERQGAVYARVLSSTEALERELGPGAEVIFTEARDTPAVLGGTPRLLIAAHRR; encoded by the coding sequence ATGAGCTCTGAGACCGCGGAACGCCGGTACGCGGACTTCTACCGCTACCAGGCATCCAGCCCGACACTGCGCGAAATATACGTCGACGTCTACGGCGACGACTATCCGGACGAGCTGCAGCCGTTCGGCTTCGTCACCCGCACCGACCTCGCCCGGATCGCCGCGCTGGTCGGCCCGCTCGACGGCGGCCTGCTCGTCGACGTCGGCTGCGGGCGCGGCGGCCCCGGCGTCTCGGTCGCGCAAGCCTCCGGCGCCCGCCTGCTCGGCCTCGACGTGGTCCCGGCCGCGGTCGAGGGCGCACCCGCGCTCGCCGCCTCCCTCGGCCTGCCCACCGCCGAGTTCCGGCAGGGCAGCTTCACCGAGACCGGCGTCCCGGACGGCACCGCGGACGCGACGATGAGCATCGACGCGCTCTGGATGGTCTGGAACAAGCCCGCCGCGCTCACCGAGATCGCCCGCATCCTCCGCCCCGGCGGCCGCTTCGTCTTCACCACCTGGGAACCGTCCTACCTGGACCACACGAAACTGCTGTCCAAGGCCGGTTTCGAGGTCTCCGTGCGGGAGGAGACCCCGGACTGGCTCGAGCGCCAGGGCGCGGTCTACGCCCGCGTGCTCTCCTCCACCGAGGCGCTGGAGCGCGAGTTGGGCCCCGGCGCCGAGGTCATCTTCACCGAGGCCCGCGACACCCCGGCCGTCCTCGGCGGCACCCCACGCCTGCTGATCGCCGCGCACAGGCGATAG
- a CDS encoding ABC transporter ATP-binding protein, translated as MSAVLLPTATARQTWAELAAEFKRLPGLSAAAIALLVAASASGLVAPWVLGRLVDDVIADAGTGRVVRWAVVIASAAVVAGVLTAAGAAVAARLGETVLARLRERVLDRALHLPSATLERAGTGDLVARAGDDVAVVTNAITGVGPLMVGALLTIVLTAGGLFTLDWRLGLAGLVAAPAYVLAMRWYLPRSVPYYARERIVTGERAQAMAGALHGAATVRAYGTEDTHVARIADRSAAARDLSLTVFGVFTRFGLRINRSEFVGLSSVLIVGFLLVRADAITVGAATAAALYFHRLFNPIGLILMEFDSVMQARASLARLVGVASLPALPVPADVHAQDHEAALVVSVREHRYQDGPAVLSDVELALAPGERVALVGASGAGKSTLAGIAAGIIPASDGAARLRGVPLEDLGEVRVRKEIALVSQEVHVFAGPLADDLRLARPDADDADIEKALDRVGATGWLRTLPDGLATHVGEGGHRLTAAQAQQLALARLILADPAVAVLDEATAEAGSAGARDLDRAAAAATEGRTTLIVAHRLVQAADADRIIVLDHGRIVEQGTHSALLTAGGRYAHLWQSWQSPYGGGDEL; from the coding sequence ATGAGCGCCGTACTGCTGCCCACCGCCACCGCCCGGCAGACCTGGGCGGAACTCGCGGCCGAGTTCAAGCGGCTGCCCGGCCTGAGCGCGGCCGCGATCGCGCTGCTCGTCGCCGCGTCCGCGTCCGGCCTGGTCGCGCCGTGGGTGCTCGGCCGGCTCGTGGACGACGTGATCGCCGACGCGGGCACCGGCCGGGTCGTGCGGTGGGCCGTCGTGATCGCGTCCGCGGCCGTGGTCGCCGGAGTGCTCACCGCGGCCGGAGCGGCGGTCGCGGCCCGGCTCGGCGAAACCGTGCTGGCCCGGCTGCGCGAACGCGTGCTCGACCGCGCGCTGCACCTGCCGTCCGCCACGCTGGAACGGGCCGGCACCGGCGACCTGGTCGCCCGCGCCGGGGACGACGTCGCCGTGGTCACCAACGCGATCACCGGCGTCGGGCCGCTGATGGTCGGCGCGCTGCTCACCATCGTGCTCACCGCGGGCGGCCTGTTCACGCTCGACTGGCGGCTCGGACTGGCCGGGCTGGTCGCCGCGCCCGCCTACGTGCTGGCGATGCGCTGGTACCTGCCGCGGTCCGTGCCCTACTACGCGCGGGAGCGCATCGTCACCGGTGAGCGCGCGCAGGCGATGGCCGGTGCGCTGCACGGCGCGGCCACGGTGCGCGCGTACGGCACCGAGGACACGCACGTCGCCCGGATCGCGGACCGGTCCGCGGCCGCGCGCGACCTGTCGCTGACCGTGTTCGGGGTGTTCACCCGGTTCGGGCTGCGGATCAACCGGTCCGAGTTCGTCGGCCTGAGCAGCGTGCTGATCGTCGGGTTCCTGCTGGTCCGGGCGGACGCGATCACGGTCGGCGCGGCCACCGCGGCCGCGCTCTACTTCCACCGGCTGTTCAACCCGATCGGCCTGATCCTGATGGAGTTCGACTCGGTCATGCAGGCCCGGGCCAGCCTCGCCCGCCTGGTCGGCGTCGCGTCACTGCCCGCGCTCCCGGTCCCCGCCGACGTGCACGCGCAGGATCATGAGGCCGCGCTGGTCGTCTCCGTGCGCGAGCACCGCTACCAGGACGGGCCGGCCGTACTGTCCGATGTGGAGCTGGCGCTGGCGCCGGGGGAGCGGGTCGCGCTGGTCGGGGCCAGCGGCGCCGGGAAGAGCACGCTCGCCGGTATCGCGGCCGGGATCATTCCCGCGTCGGACGGCGCGGCGCGCCTGCGCGGCGTACCCCTGGAAGATCTTGGTGAGGTCCGGGTACGTAAGGAGATCGCGCTGGTCAGCCAGGAGGTGCACGTCTTCGCCGGCCCGCTCGCGGACGACCTGCGGCTGGCCCGGCCGGACGCGGACGACGCCGACATCGAGAAGGCGCTCGACCGGGTCGGCGCGACCGGCTGGCTGCGCACGCTCCCGGACGGGCTCGCCACGCACGTCGGCGAGGGCGGCCACCGGCTGACCGCGGCCCAGGCCCAGCAGCTCGCGCTGGCCCGGCTGATCCTGGCCGACCCGGCCGTCGCGGTGCTCGACGAGGCGACCGCGGAGGCCGGCAGCGCGGGCGCCCGCGACCTGGACCGCGCCGCGGCCGCCGCCACCGAGGGCCGCACCACGCTGATCGTCGCGCACCGGCTGGTCCAGGCCGCGGACGCGGACCGGATCATCGTGCTCGACCACGGCCGGATCGTCGAGCAGGGCACGCACTCCGCGCTGCTCACGGCCGGCGGCCGGTACGCACACCTGTGGCAGTCCTGGCAGTCCCCTTATGGAGGTGGCGATGAGCTCTGA
- a CDS encoding ABC transporter ATP-binding protein, which yields MTAGELTASAFQRRLLSRQRVRIGVSVAFLCSHQAAEALVPVMIGVVIDRAVATSDTRALLLSLAGLALLFTVLTFSYFFGARLGYAAVENESHHNRVEIAGRALDPRGLRSGLRDGELLSITASDAEISSLVIRAAGIAAAATTALVVSGIALLVVDVPLGLGVLLGVPLVVFVLQRLAPLLTRRSEAQQEALAGTTALAVDLVSGLRVLRGIGAQDHAARRYAASSAHALGVTLRAANSKGLHLGLTTAVNGLFLAAVAGTAGWMALEGRLTVGELVAVVGLAQFIAEPVGTLGWCVQLFATAKASAGRVARVLGAAPLVTPGTAVLGDATDTRLALDGVGYGSLDGVSMRVGAGEIVGVVAYDPSDADALVTLLSGRVPRDGYRGTVHIDGVAAETLDWDAARRALLVEQHDVALFEGTLRTNLAPHSSPMSSERHAGRLDHDLLAALRAAGAEDVIEAHPDGLDRELTERGANLSGGQRQRIGLARALAAVPPVLVLHDPTTSVDAVTEGLVADGLTAARGTAPLGTLVITSSPALLRAAHRITVLDGGRVVAEGTHDALAAADARYREAVLR from the coding sequence ATGACGGCCGGCGAGCTGACCGCCAGCGCGTTCCAGCGACGGCTGCTGAGCCGTCAACGGGTCCGGATCGGCGTGAGCGTGGCGTTCCTGTGCTCCCATCAGGCGGCCGAGGCGCTCGTACCCGTGATGATCGGCGTGGTCATCGACCGGGCCGTCGCCACCTCCGACACCCGCGCGCTGCTGCTCTCGCTCGCCGGCCTCGCCCTGCTCTTCACGGTGCTCACGTTCTCCTACTTCTTCGGCGCCCGCCTCGGGTACGCCGCGGTGGAGAACGAGTCGCACCACAACCGCGTCGAGATCGCCGGGCGCGCGCTCGACCCGCGCGGGCTCAGGTCCGGGCTGCGCGACGGCGAGCTGCTCTCCATCACCGCGTCCGACGCGGAGATCTCCTCGCTGGTCATCCGCGCGGCCGGGATCGCCGCGGCCGCGACCACCGCGCTGGTCGTCTCCGGCATCGCGCTGCTGGTCGTGGACGTGCCGCTCGGGCTGGGCGTGCTGCTCGGCGTGCCGCTGGTGGTCTTCGTCCTGCAACGCCTCGCACCGCTGCTAACCCGGCGCAGCGAGGCCCAGCAGGAGGCGCTCGCCGGTACCACCGCGCTCGCGGTCGACCTGGTCTCCGGCCTGCGCGTGCTGCGCGGCATCGGCGCCCAGGACCACGCGGCCCGCCGGTACGCCGCGTCCAGCGCGCACGCGCTCGGCGTCACGCTGCGCGCGGCGAACAGCAAGGGCCTGCACCTGGGCCTGACCACCGCGGTCAACGGCCTGTTCCTCGCGGCCGTGGCCGGCACGGCCGGCTGGATGGCGCTCGAAGGCCGGCTCACCGTCGGCGAACTGGTCGCGGTCGTCGGCCTCGCCCAGTTCATCGCGGAGCCGGTCGGGACGCTCGGCTGGTGCGTGCAGCTGTTCGCGACCGCGAAGGCGTCGGCCGGCCGGGTCGCGCGCGTGCTCGGCGCGGCACCGCTGGTCACCCCCGGCACCGCGGTGCTCGGGGACGCCACGGACACGCGGCTCGCGCTGGACGGCGTCGGCTACGGCAGCCTGGACGGCGTGTCGATGCGGGTCGGCGCCGGGGAGATCGTGGGCGTCGTCGCCTACGACCCGAGCGACGCGGACGCGCTGGTCACGCTGCTGTCCGGGCGGGTGCCGCGGGACGGCTACCGCGGCACGGTGCACATCGACGGCGTAGCCGCGGAGACACTGGACTGGGACGCGGCCCGGCGCGCGCTGCTCGTCGAACAGCACGACGTGGCCCTATTCGAGGGCACGCTCCGCACCAACCTCGCTCCCCACTCGTCCCCCATGTCGTCGGAGCGGCATGCGGGACGTCTCGATCACGATCTGCTGGCGGCGCTGCGGGCGGCCGGGGCCGAGGACGTGATCGAGGCGCACCCGGACGGACTCGACCGGGAACTCACCGAGCGCGGCGCGAACCTCTCCGGCGGGCAGCGGCAGCGCATCGGCCTGGCCCGCGCGCTCGCCGCCGTACCGCCGGTGCTGGTCCTGCACGACCCCACCACCTCGGTCGACGCGGTCACCGAGGGCCTGGTCGCGGACGGTCTCACCGCCGCGCGCGGCACCGCACCGCTCGGCACGCTGGTCATCACCAGTAGCCCCGCGCTGCTGCGGGCCGCGCACCGGATCACGGTGCTGGACGGCGGCCGCGTGGTCGCCGAGGGAACCCACGACGCGCTGGCCGCGGCCGACGCCCGATACCGCGAGGCCGTACTCCGATGA